One window of Acidobacteriota bacterium genomic DNA carries:
- a CDS encoding zincin-like metallopeptidase domain-containing protein, with amino-acid sequence MLWRRRVPPPEPRTVLETFVRRILGQLRNRRSPWQQHQPSEDRIWPEHFPSCQPYTGVQGLHILCRAAERGYSDPRWGTRDRIEAAGGRISKNQTGVLPLPAGDLDSPPVEDGSEEGSAALFNVEQTEGLFLPPRDDRDPPSWEVYERVERLLEASGVSRHHEPGDQAGYHLGEDRIVLPPPSQFVGAQRYYQTLLHELGHGTGHPDRLNRPGLAAALRDGTALPAAAREELRAEIAALMTGVRIGLGHRPRNGEFYTKHWIQLLESDPRELVRAAADAWRMSEALLSGAREIKERTTEPSSVRSDVREAPRIRLRQIAPVLASPPLPALEPPRPAPGSDVLERFGWHGPEAEWIALVCRHGGWFTRAQFCAHFRCRRNRALRFVRLLLRRRHGVEEDLDGLPTTTRLVRIAAKALYRALGLERVPHPGSSAWVRLRRLLSLDYVLDHPQRQWLPTGREKAWALEALGLSRRLFPCRHYAGHAQGRSRYFPRKLPLALEEDRATFVYVDPGRDTDSEMLSWGAEHARLWAALRAKDHPVHVVAVARDGLRQERAGKVLRRWSPPGPEAEFEPLSPEQEQTIRRIGQAVGANDQEYLAHYGGFVKAMDHRQALLERATAPMRQDRIRIDRGRTWLSARIPADTGGVLWIA; translated from the coding sequence CCCTGGCAACAACACCAGCCGTCCGAGGACCGGATCTGGCCCGAGCATTTCCCTTCCTGCCAACCCTACACCGGGGTCCAGGGACTTCACATTCTCTGCCGGGCCGCCGAGCGGGGATACTCGGACCCCCGCTGGGGCACCCGGGACCGGATCGAAGCCGCCGGGGGCCGGATTTCCAAGAACCAGACGGGCGTCCTCCCCCTCCCGGCCGGGGACCTTGATTCCCCGCCGGTGGAGGACGGCTCCGAAGAGGGCTCGGCCGCTCTTTTCAACGTCGAGCAGACCGAGGGCCTGTTCCTCCCGCCGCGCGACGACCGGGACCCGCCTTCCTGGGAGGTATACGAACGGGTCGAGCGCCTTCTCGAAGCCAGCGGCGTCAGCCGCCACCACGAACCCGGCGACCAGGCCGGCTACCACCTGGGAGAGGACCGGATCGTCCTCCCGCCGCCCTCCCAATTCGTCGGCGCCCAGCGCTATTACCAGACCCTTCTTCACGAACTCGGCCACGGGACCGGCCACCCGGACCGGTTGAACCGACCGGGCCTCGCCGCCGCCCTTCGGGACGGGACCGCCTTGCCTGCTGCCGCCCGCGAGGAGCTCCGGGCCGAGATCGCGGCCCTGATGACCGGCGTCCGGATCGGCCTCGGCCACCGGCCCCGCAATGGGGAGTTCTACACCAAGCACTGGATCCAACTCCTGGAGTCCGATCCCCGGGAACTGGTCCGGGCCGCTGCCGACGCCTGGCGCATGAGCGAGGCCCTGCTCTCCGGCGCCCGCGAGATCAAGGAGCGGACCACCGAGCCGTCCTCGGTCCGTTCCGACGTCCGGGAGGCGCCACGGATCCGTCTCCGCCAGATTGCCCCGGTGCTCGCCTCCCCTCCGCTCCCCGCTCTGGAACCGCCCCGTCCGGCGCCGGGCTCCGACGTGCTGGAGCGCTTCGGCTGGCACGGACCCGAGGCCGAATGGATCGCCCTGGTCTGCCGCCACGGCGGCTGGTTCACCCGCGCCCAGTTCTGCGCCCATTTCCGCTGCCGGAGAAACCGCGCCCTGCGCTTCGTCCGCCTCCTCCTCAGACGCCGCCACGGTGTCGAGGAGGACCTCGACGGACTGCCCACCACCACGCGACTCGTCCGCATCGCCGCCAAGGCCCTGTACCGGGCGCTGGGACTGGAGCGCGTCCCCCACCCCGGGTCTTCCGCCTGGGTCCGGCTCCGCCGGCTGCTCTCGCTCGATTACGTCCTCGATCACCCCCAGCGGCAGTGGCTTCCCACCGGGCGGGAGAAGGCCTGGGCGCTCGAAGCGCTGGGCCTTTCCCGGCGGCTGTTCCCTTGCCGGCACTATGCCGGCCATGCCCAGGGGCGGAGCCGCTACTTCCCCCGCAAGCTCCCACTGGCCCTGGAGGAGGACCGGGCAACCTTCGTCTACGTCGATCCCGGCCGGGACACCGACTCGGAGATGCTCTCATGGGGGGCGGAGCACGCCCGGCTCTGGGCCGCGCTGCGCGCAAAAGACCACCCGGTGCACGTCGTCGCGGTGGCCCGCGACGGCCTCCGGCAGGAGCGGGCCGGGAAGGTCCTGCGGCGCTGGTCCCCCCCGGGTCCCGAGGCCGAGTTCGAGCCTCTGTCCCCGGAGCAGGAGCAGACCATCCGCCGCATCGGGCAGGCCGTCGGTGCCAACGACCAGGAATACCTCGCCCACTACGGCGGCTTTGTGAAAGCCATGGACCACCGACAGGCGTTGCTGGAGCGGGCCACCGCGCCCATGCGCCAAGACCGCATCCGCATCGACCGGGGCCGGACCTGGCTCTCGGCCCGGATTCCAGCGGATACCGGGGGAGTGTTGTGGATCGCCTAA